A portion of the Vreelandella subglaciescola genome contains these proteins:
- a CDS encoding trimeric intracellular cation channel family protein: MSGIVYWLDMAGVIVFALSGVVLACRNRMDPVGMLVLAAVTGIGGGTLRDLVLGVRPVFWVSDPTYLWVIFITVALAMVGFHYIHRLSRGFMPVADAFGLALFTALGTHKALELGYADSVATLMGMMTGVAGGMIRDVLAQRVPMVLREEIYATAAFAGGMVYVLLYALGAPLLLTIGASLTATLSLRLAAIYWRLSLPVFAWVTIPPKPNDDEQVVAKKAKERVRMIRRERKRR, from the coding sequence GTGAGTGGCATAGTGTACTGGCTGGATATGGCCGGGGTGATCGTCTTTGCCCTGTCGGGCGTGGTGCTGGCCTGCCGCAACCGGATGGACCCGGTGGGCATGCTGGTGCTGGCCGCGGTGACCGGCATTGGCGGCGGCACGCTGCGCGACCTGGTGCTTGGCGTGCGGCCGGTCTTCTGGGTGAGCGACCCTACTTATCTGTGGGTGATTTTTATCACGGTAGCGCTCGCCATGGTCGGCTTTCACTATATTCACCGACTTTCGCGCGGGTTCATGCCGGTGGCCGATGCCTTCGGGCTGGCGCTGTTCACCGCGCTGGGTACCCACAAGGCGCTGGAGCTTGGGTACGCCGACAGCGTGGCCACGCTGATGGGCATGATGACCGGCGTGGCCGGCGGCATGATCCGCGACGTGCTCGCCCAGCGTGTGCCCATGGTGTTGCGCGAAGAAATCTACGCCACGGCGGCCTTTGCCGGCGGCATGGTCTACGTGCTGCTGTATGCGCTCGGTGCGCCGCTGCTGCTGACCATCGGCGCCTCGCTGACGGCCACGCTGAGCCTGCGGCTGGCAGCGATCTACTGGCGTTTGTCGCTGCCGGTATTTGCCTGGGTCACGATTCCGCCTAAGCCGAACGACGATGAGCAAGTGGTCGCAAAGAAGGCCAAGGAACGGGTGCGCATGATTCGCCGCGAGCGTAAACGTCGATAG
- a CDS encoding DUF3581 family protein, with translation MFKDFYAQCGDEITISAEQASRFAKGVAGDYNPIHNPDARRFCVPGDLLFALVLERFGLSQHMEFRFLSMVGANTPLTFSQSVSGDIHVTDTSGKCYLDVTRSGDTTFDKEAVDAFTRCYVAFSGKNFPHYLKPLMEAHGVMFNPKRPLVIYHSMGFTLERLDGLAPDLALSRSSLEVQGKRADALLDFSIESAGKPFGVGSKKLVVSGICDYDATEMDAIVEEFYRLKAAYEAA, from the coding sequence ATGTTCAAGGATTTTTATGCGCAGTGCGGCGATGAAATAACCATCTCCGCCGAGCAGGCCAGCCGCTTCGCCAAAGGCGTCGCCGGTGACTACAACCCGATTCATAACCCCGATGCGCGGCGCTTTTGTGTGCCCGGCGATCTGCTTTTTGCGCTGGTGCTTGAGCGCTTCGGGCTATCCCAGCACATGGAGTTCCGTTTTCTGAGCATGGTCGGCGCCAATACGCCGCTGACCTTTTCGCAGTCAGTCAGTGGCGACATCCACGTCACTGATACATCAGGAAAATGCTACCTGGACGTCACGCGCAGCGGCGACACGACGTTTGACAAGGAAGCGGTTGATGCCTTTACCCGCTGCTACGTGGCGTTTTCGGGGAAGAACTTTCCCCACTATTTAAAGCCGTTGATGGAAGCCCACGGGGTGATGTTCAACCCCAAACGTCCGCTGGTGATCTACCACAGCATGGGCTTTACCCTGGAGCGGCTGGACGGCTTGGCACCGGATCTCGCGCTCTCTCGCTCCTCGCTTGAGGTGCAGGGCAAACGTGCTGACGCGCTGCTGGATTTTTCCATTGAATCGGCCGGCAAGCCGTTTGGCGTCGGCTCGAAGAAACTGGTGGTCAGCGGGATATGTGACTACGACGCGACGGAGATGGATGCCATCGTGGAAGAGTTTTACCGGCTGAAAGCCGCCTACGAAGCCGCCTGA
- the astB gene encoding N-succinylarginine dihydrolase yields MGENVCEVNFDGLVGPTHNYSGLAAGNVASKRHAGLVSNPREAALQGLEKMHALSRAGYAQGVLPPQQRPDMAALHALGFSGSHAAMLEQAAKQAPAILRAVCSASSMWTANAATVTPGADSPDGRVQFTPANLQSSFHRYLEPATTGRVLQAIFNDPCHFAHHAPLPATPAFSDEGAANHTRLCADYGNAGVHLFVYGREAFGSAPAPKRFPARQTREASEAVARQHGLIESQTVFARQHPDAIDAGVFHNDVIAVGNGPVLLYHAMAFADEQGTLDALREKMPEPLIPVRVPLEAVSLEDAVATYLFNSQLLSNPDGSMTLVVPGECETNEAVWRTLQDLVLAGHNPIGEIIVKDVKQSMRNGGGPACLRLRVALSEAERAALSGRVLLTEALYAELVGWVKRHYRDRLAPEDLADPLLVEESLTALDELTWILQLGAIYPFQRDA; encoded by the coding sequence ACTCCGGGCTGGCGGCAGGCAACGTAGCCTCAAAGCGTCATGCCGGGCTGGTATCCAACCCGCGCGAGGCCGCGCTTCAGGGGCTGGAGAAAATGCACGCGCTGAGCCGTGCCGGCTACGCTCAAGGGGTGCTGCCGCCCCAGCAGCGTCCGGATATGGCCGCGCTGCACGCGCTGGGCTTTTCCGGCAGCCATGCTGCGATGCTGGAGCAGGCGGCAAAACAGGCGCCGGCAATACTGCGCGCGGTGTGTTCGGCCTCGAGCATGTGGACGGCCAATGCGGCCACGGTAACGCCGGGCGCTGATTCGCCGGACGGCCGCGTCCAATTTACCCCGGCCAACCTGCAGTCGAGCTTTCATCGTTATTTGGAGCCGGCCACTACGGGGCGTGTACTGCAGGCCATTTTCAACGATCCGTGCCATTTCGCGCATCACGCACCGCTGCCGGCCACGCCGGCATTTTCTGACGAAGGCGCGGCCAACCATACGCGGCTGTGCGCCGACTATGGCAATGCCGGCGTGCACCTGTTTGTTTATGGGCGCGAGGCCTTTGGCAGCGCGCCTGCGCCCAAGCGCTTTCCCGCGCGGCAAACCCGCGAGGCCAGCGAAGCGGTCGCCCGGCAGCACGGCCTTATTGAGTCGCAGACGGTGTTTGCCCGCCAGCATCCGGACGCCATTGACGCCGGGGTGTTCCACAACGACGTGATCGCGGTGGGCAACGGCCCGGTGTTGCTGTATCACGCCATGGCCTTTGCCGATGAACAGGGCACGCTGGATGCGCTGCGCGAGAAAATGCCCGAGCCGTTGATCCCCGTGCGCGTGCCGCTGGAAGCGGTAAGTCTTGAAGATGCGGTAGCCACGTACCTGTTCAACTCACAGCTGCTGTCCAACCCGGACGGCAGTATGACGCTGGTAGTGCCGGGCGAATGCGAGACCAACGAAGCCGTGTGGCGCACGTTGCAGGATCTGGTGCTGGCCGGTCATAATCCGATTGGCGAGATTATCGTCAAGGACGTCAAACAGAGCATGCGCAACGGCGGTGGCCCTGCCTGCCTGCGCCTGCGGGTGGCGCTGAGCGAGGCCGAGCGCGCTGCGCTGTCTGGCCGCGTGCTGCTCACCGAGGCGCTCTACGCCGAGCTTGTCGGCTGGGTGAAGCGCCACTACCGCGATCGCCTGGCGCCGGAAGATCTCGCCGATCCGCTACTGGTTGAAGAGTCGCTGACGGCTCTCGACGAACTGACCTGGATATTGCAGCTGGGCGCGATTTATCCGTTTCAGCGGGACGCCTGA